GGCGGAGCGCCGGGCAGGGGAGCAGGTCTCGTGGCCACAGCCCCTCACGACGGACCGTTCTCCCCTGTCCTTCTAGAACCCTCTCTGCGTGGAGGCCAAGAAGACAGTCTCCTACAACTGCTGCAGCCGGGGCACCATCCTCCTGCGCATCCAGATGGAGAGCAACGTGTTCACGCCGGGGGACAGGGTGGTGTTCACCTCGGAGATCGCCAACCAGACCGGCAAGTGCATCCGGGCGGTCATCTTCGCCCTGTACGCCCGCGTGCAGTACGAGGGCTTCACGCCCGGCGCCGAGCGGCGCCTGCGGGCCGACAGCTGCGAGCTGCTCCGGCAGGAGGCCAACACCCAGATCACCCCCTTCGACACCACCAAGATCGTCAGCTCCTTCAACCTGCCGCTGGTGCTGTCCGTGAACGACAACACGTGGGACGGCGAGATCATGCACACGCACTACGAGCTGGTGGTCACCGTGCACCTGCCCTGGTCGCTCAGCAGCATCAAGGCCATCGTCCCCATCGTCATCACCAGCGCGGCGGCGGGGTCCACTCACTCGCTGGGCGCCACGAGTGAGGCCGAGCCCGGGAGCCAGGATCCCCAGAATTAAGTGTCCAAACTTCTAAATATTAAAAGCTTTATCAGACTCTCTACGACGAGAAGCCGTCTGTGTTGCCCAGGTGACGATCGGGTGAGGCTGGGCGCGGGCGGCGTGCTGCCCGCCATGTCCCCAAGCCCTGCGGGCCAGGCGGCCGGGTCTCCCGTCCCAAGAAACACCATCAAATCCGGCCCGGGTTGGCACAGAGGCCAGGCCGAGAGCTGCGTTCATTGTTTgcaaacaacataaaataaaattcagccaGACCCCTAGCTCGCAATGGGCACCAGAGTAAactcctgggggagggagggggcagatggCACAGACCAGGGGACCCCCAGCTCCCAGgacccccctcctctctccctccccactcagGAGTGGAGTTAAAGGGGACCCACCGTGGGGCGCGGGGTCTCTTGGGGGTCTGTGGAATCCCCTAATGCAGTGGCTCTCAACCAGGGCCGAGGCTGCCCTCCAGGGGACACTTGGCCATGTCTGGGGACATTTGTGATCAATACAACTCTGGggggaggccaggggtgctggggCAGTCCATGGGGACAGGTTGCTGCGGTTGATCCTGCAGCTGCTCCACTGCGCTCAGGGTGAATGTCCCGATCCTCCCGGTGAGGGGCCTGCGCCATCTACCCATGGTCAGCCAGCCACAGGGTGCTGCCACATCTGCCCCAATCTCCCCTTGCTTTGCCTCTGCCCTGTCGGATCCGCCTTCCTCGCTGGGTTGGACCCCTGCTGTCACCTCCACCCTGATTTCCCCGCTCCTGCCTCCTTTGTTCTGgctctgtcctttctttttttttttttttttttttttttggagacagagtctcactttgttgcccaggctagagtgagtgtcatggcgtcagcctagctcacacaacctcaaacttctgggctcaagcgatcctcctgcctcagcctcctgagtagctgggactacaggcatgggccaccatgcccagctaattttttaatatatttttagttggccaattaatttctttctattttttttttttagtagaggcagggtgttactcttgctcaggctggtctcaaactcctgagttcaaacgatctgcccacctcagccttccagagtgctgggattacaggcgtgagcccccgcgcctgGCGTAAATCCTGTCCCTTctatctcactctgttgcacgggctagagtgagtgccgtggcgtcagcctagctcacagcctcaaactcctgggctctagcaatcctcctgcctcagcctctagaggaGCTTTCGACTGCCAGGTGCCACCActctggctagttttttctattttagtagagatagggtctcactcttgctcaggctggtcttgaactcctgacctcaagtgatcctcctgccttggcctcccaaagtgggaGTAGTACAGAGTAGTATAGGCATAGGCACCACACCCGGCCACCATatagcctttatttttctttattgtgggtttttttttcagctttttttttttttcaagagaattaAATTGTTATAATGGTTGATACACAAGCTTCATTCCcatctataattttttatctgGTACCATTATTCAGTTTAGATATATTGCATAGGATATGCCAACAATCATCTTTATAACCAGTAATTCCATGCATTCCATGTCCTTGCATGATCCCTTTTAATGGTGAACTTCAGGTCACAACAGTAACCATCAGTTCAACTACACCTGGCCTGAAGACAACGGCTTCCCCACCCAAGCAGGTTGcaaatgaatttcaaatagaaCCTGGTATCACCCTGAAGGAATTCtatcttcaaacttttttttttttttttttttgagacagagtctctctttgttgcccaggctagagtgaggtccgtggcgtcagcctagctcacagcaacctcagactcctgggctcaagcgatcctcctgcctcagcctccctagtagctgggactacaggcatgtgccaccatgcccggctaattttttctctatatattagttggccaattaatttctttctatttatagtagagacggggtctcgctcttgctcaggctggtttcgaactcctgacctcgagcaatcctcccgactcggcctcccagagtgctaggattacaggcgagcgccaccgcacccggcctatctTCAAACTTTTGGAGAAGTTTACCAAAATGGCTTCAGAGTAGACTAACTTtacacagcacattaaaaaaaaaaaaatagacacatttaTTCAGTGTCATGATCAGACTCTTACATTTAGCAATCAACAGCatgggtgcaaaaaaaaaaatctacattaaaacCCTTTGTTGGAATGCTTTACACTTTCCAcagaacagaaactaaaataaccTGTTATAGGATTAGTCACAATACATCCTCAAGTTTTTTGCCCATACACATGAGTAttgtttgttgcccagggtagcgtgagtgccgttgcatcagcctcgcccatagcaacctcagactcctgggctcaagcgatcctcctgcctcagcctcccgagtagctgggactacaggcatgcgccaccatgcccggctaatttctttttctatatatattagttggccaattaatttctttctgttttatagtagagataggatccGGGTCTTGCTccggctagttttgaactcctaaccttgagcgatctgcccgcctcagcctcccagggtgctaggattacaagcgtgagccaccgcacccggcctggcctttatcttttttttttattttttagttttttagacagagtctctctctgttgccagagctagagtggcatggcatcagtctggctcacagcaacctctaactcctaggctcaagcaatcctcctgcctcagcctcccaagtagctgagactacaggcatggaccatgcatgcccggctaatatatatatatatattttttttaatttttttagttggccaattaatttctttctatttttagtagggatggggtctcactcttgctcaggctggttttgaactcctgaccttgagcgatccacccacttcCGCCTCCCATAGTGCCagcattacaggcatgcgcctagTTCCCCTCCTTTAGTCTtctaaattaaaatctaaaaggCTCATCTGGACCTTCCTTGACCGCAGAGACGGAATGAAAGAATGGGCCCCGAGCTCTCTTCCTGGAAGAAGAATGACTCAGAAGTACTTCTGCAGCCCCCCACGGGCTGCAAAGCACCCgcacctgccccacccctgccaaggGGTCTGGGTCtggggggtgtgggtgtggggctggagGGGCGTGCACGCAAATGGCGCCAGCCCCTGCGGCACCGGGGCGATTCCGGAAGACACAGCCTCCCCACCCTGCAGTGGCAGCACACTCACTTAACTTTCATAGGTTTTTTTCGGGCAGGGGCCGCTCTGACCCTCCGGCGAGAGGGTGGTGCCGCCAAAAGCAGGGCGAGACCTTGAGCGCACCAGAGGTGAACCCAGTAGCTCAGGGAGCCCATCGGGGACGCCGGCCTGGCTTCCCCTTCTCTTCCACCTGTCCTCGTGGCCGGCACCCTCCTGGCGCTTTGCTCTTCCGGCCGGACGCCAGCAGGCACGACCTGGGCCCTGGTCCTGGCCCGCACCCTCCTTGCGCTTTGCTCTTCCGGTCCTGGCTCGCCCTGGTCCTGGCCCGCCCCGGTCCTGGCCCGCCCCGGTCCTGGCCCGCACCACCGGGCTAGGCTTCAGGATCTCACAGGGTTTCCCCATCTCATATATACGTGCTCCCGGGCACCAGGGTGACCTGGCCGCGACATCCGTGAGCCTGGTGCTGGCAATGATGATTCGGCTGGTCTGCCTGGCTAAGGCGCTGTCCCCTGTCTCCCTCATCTCACGTGCGTCCTTCCCGAAGCCGCGGGCTGGGTGGCAGGGGACGACCGTCCCGGGTTGGGGAGGACCCTTTTTCCATCAAGGGTACACGAGTAGCTGTGATCCACCGCTGGAACCCCCAACACACCGCCGTATCGAGATAGATGGACATACAGACATACTCCGTATTCAAACTTCCCTGGTGTCTCCATGTATTTTctatatgaaaagacattttcttatcACTGTTTTGCTGTGTCACGTGTCAGGGAATGCACCGGGTCCCATCTCCCCGAGTGGCGAATCGGGCGCAACTCGCTCTGGTTCCCTGGGGAACCTCAATACGATCTGTCCTTTGGAGGGTCCAGTTTCTCCCGACCGGGGCGATGCTTTCTACGGGCGATGCCAGCAACGCGGAGCAGTCAGCAGCATCCCGCGCCGTGCACCCCCGGGGCCAGGGCCCGCGTCCCGGCGCCGCCATGGCCACCAAGCCCCGGAGAAAGGGTGGACGGGatgatgctgctgctgatgaTGCTAAAGGCGGGTAAAGCCAAGGGCGAACCACTTGGAAGACCCGCGAGGTCGTCTGCTGCACCTGCTCCTGCAGAGCCCGAGCCCGAGCCTGCAGGGGCCCCTGCAAGGGGGGGGGGCACCCCCAGGGCAGAGGGAAAGGCGACGCTGTAAGGACGGCAGCCCTGCAGAGAACGGGATGGCAGAAGACACCGGGCGCAGGAAGCCGAGGTGCTGCGGGGGCCACGTGGAGAGCGTGCATTGTTGACAACTGCGTACTTCTGGTGGCTGTACagtttgaaatactattttttgtcaagttttataaaaatgccaaaaaaaaccAATCTGCTTCTAGGCACACCACTTTTCATGCCTTGACAGCTGCTCACTGTGAGCCCGCTGTCttcttttccatatatatatattttaattttttttactgattttatcACATACCACATccatatattgttttttgttttcttttcttttcttttttggagacagagtcttgcaatgttgcccaggctagagtgagtgccgtggcggcagcctagctcacagcaacctcaaactcctgggctcaagcaatcctcctgcctcagcctcctgagtagctgggacgacaggcatgcgccaccatgcccggctgattttttctatatattttcagttggccaattaatttctttctatttatagaagacggggtctcgctctcgctcaggctggtttcgaactcctgacctcgagcaatccgcccgtctcggcctcccagggtgctaggattacaggcgtgagccaccgcgcccagcctcactgtcttttttatttcagcatattgtgagGGTGCAAAGTTAAGGTTCCATTTGTTGCCCTTGCACTCCTTCTCCCGTGCGTCCTTCCTCCAGATGCTGCGTGTGGCACTCATTGGGGATGCACGCACCCACGGTGCATATATGTATGCCCCATTgcgtatgtatgtatatgccccaTTGTGTGTTTATGTACGTATTTGTGTATAcgcccattgtgtatgtatgtatataccctattgtgtatgtatgtatgtatgtatacccccattgtgtatgtatgtatgtatgtatacccccattgtgtatgtatgtaaataccccatactgtatgtatgtatgtacatatacccccattgtgtatgtatgtaaataccccatagtgtatgtatgtatgtatgtatacccccattgtgtatgtatgtcaATACCCCatactgtatgtatgtatgtatgtatacccccattgtgtatgtatgtatgtatgtatacccccattgtgtatgtatgtcaATACCCCatagtgtatgtatgtatgtatacccccattgtgtatgtatgtaaataccccatagtgtatgtatgtatgtatgtatacccccattgtgtatgtatgtaaataccccatactgtatgtatgtatgtacgtatacccccattgtgtatgtatgtaaataccccatagtgtatgtatgtatgtatgtatacccccattgtgtatgtatgtaaataccccatactgtatgtatgtatgtatgtatacccccattgtgtatgtatgtatgtatgtatacctccattgtgtatgtatgtaaataccccatagtgtttatgtatgtatgtatgtatacccccattgtgtatgtatgtatgtatgtatacccccattgtgtatgtatgtaaataccccatactgtatgtatgtatgtacatatacccccattgtgtatgtatgtaaatactccatagtgtatgtatgtatgtatgtatacccccattgtgtatgtatgtcaATACCCCatactgtatgtatgtatgtatgtatacccccattgtgtatgtatgtatgtatgtatacccccattgtgtatgtatgtcaATACCCCatagtgtatgtatgtatgtatacccccattgtgtatgtatgtaaataccccatagtgtatgtatgtatgtatgtatacccccattgtgtatgtatgtaaataccccatactgtatgtatgtatgtacgtatacccccattgtgtatgtatgtaaataccccatagtgtatgtatgtatgtatgtatacccccattgtgtatgtatgtaaataccccatactgtatgtatatatgtacgtatacccccattgtgtatgtatgtatgtatacccccattgtgtatgtatgtcaATACCCCatactgtatgtatgtatgtatgtatacccccatactgtatgtatgtatgtatgtatacccccattgtgtatgtatgtaaataccccatagtgtttatgtatgtatgtatgtatgtatacccccattgtgtatgtatgtaaataccccatagtgtttatgtatgtatgtatgtatgtatacccccattgtgtatgtatgtcaATACCCCatactgtatgtatgtatgtacgtatacccccattgtgtatgtatgtcaATACCCCatactgtatgtatgtatgtatgtatacccccattgtgtatgtatgtatgtatgtatacccccattgtgtatgtatgtaaataccccatagtgtttatgtatgtatgtatacccccattgtgtatgtatgtaaataccccatagtgtatgtatgtatgtatgtatacccccattgtgtatgtatgtcaATACCCCatagtgtatgtatgtatgtatacccccattgtgtatgtatgtcaATACCCCatactgtatgtatgtatgtacgtataCCCCCattttgtatgtatgtaaataccccatagtgtatgtatgtatgtatacccccattgtgtatgtatgtaaataccccatagtgtatgtatgtatgtatgtatacccccattgtgtatgtatgtaaataccccatACTGTATGTATGATTGTACGTATACCCCCattttgtatgtatgtaaataccccatagtgtatgtatgtatgtatgtatgtatgtatgtatgtatgtatacccccattgtgtatgtatgtaaataccccatagtgtttatgtatgtatgtatacccccattgtgtatgtatgtaaataccccatagtgtatgtatgtatgtatgtatgtatacccccattgtgtatgtatgtaaataccccatagtgtttatgtatgtatgtatacccccattgtgtatgtatgtaaataccccatagtgtatgtatgcatgtatgtatgtatacccccattgtgtatgtatataaataccccataatgtatgtatgtatgtatgtatgtatgtatgtatacccccattctgtatgtatgtaaataccccatagtgtttatgtatgtatgtatgtatacccccattgtgtatgtatgtaaataccccatattgtatgtatgtatgtacgtatacccccattgtgtatgtatgtaaataccccatagtgtttatgtatgtatgtatgtatgtatgtatacccccattgtgtatgtatgtaaataccccatagtgtatgtatgtatgtacgtataCCCCCatagtgtatgtatgtatgtatacccccattgtgtatgtatgtatatactctatggtgtatgtatgtatgtatgtatacccccattctgtatgtatgtatataccctacggtgtatgtatgtatgtatgtatacccccatTCTGTATGTATGGATGTAAATACCCCCATTGTGGAGGTATATATGTATGTCCCCAATGtgaatgtatgtatgtacgtataCCCCcgttgtgtatgtatgtatataccccattgtgtatgtatgtatgtatgtatgtataccccctttgtgtatgtgtgtatgtatgtgtgtatacccccattgtgtattttttattatgcTACAttgtctatgtatgtatatatgtatgtatatccccattgtgtatttatgtatgtatgtataccctcattgtgtatacacatatatacctcagtttgtatgtatgtatgtatacctctattgtgtatgtatgtatataccccattgtgtatgtatccATGTATGTACGTATACCCtgattgtgtatgtatgtatgtatgtatgtataccccatggtgtatgtatgtctataccctattgcgtatgtatgtatgtatgtgtatgtatacccCCATTGGGTATGTATGTAATACCCCATTGTgcatctatgtatgtatgtatatatacgcccattgtgtatgtatgtatgtataccccattgtgtatgtatgtataccccaattgtgtatgtatgtatgtatgtacaccccgattgtgtatgtatgtatataccccattgtgtatgtatgtatgtatactcccattgtgtatgtatgtatgtataccgccattgtgtatgtatgtatgtatgtataccccatggtgtatgtatgtctataccccattgcgtatgtatgtatgtgtatgtatacccccattgtgtatgtatgtaatacCCCATtgtgtatctatgtatgtatgtacgtataCACCCATTGTGGATGTATGGATGTATActcccattgtgtatgtatgtatgtatactgccattgtgtatgtatgtatgtatgtatgtatgtatactgccattgtgtatgtatgtaaatacctcattgtgtatgtttgtatgtatacccccattgtgtatgtatgtatgcatgtatgtatacccccattgtgtatgtatgtatatacctcattgtgtattatgtatgtatacccccattgtgtatgtatgcatatgtcccattgtgtatgtatgtatgtatggatggatgtaTACACCCattttgtatgtacatatatacctcagtgtgtatgtatgtatgtataccccattgtgtatgtatgtatgtatacccccgttgtgtatatatgtatataccccattgtgtgtgtatgtatgtatgttgtaTACCCctattgtatatgtatgtatataccccattgtgtatgtatctatgtatttatgtatgtataccaccattgtgtatgtatgtatatacccattttgtatgtatgtatgtatgtatgtatgtatgtatgtacgtataccccattgtgtatgtatgtatatatcccactgtgtgtgtatgtatgtatgtatacccgcattgtatatgtgtgtatgtatgtatacctgcattgtgtatgtatgtatacccccattgtgtatgtatgtatattcccattgtgtatgtatgtatgtatagccccattgtgtatgtatgtataaacccccattgtgtatgtatgtatgtacgtatacccccattgtgtatgtgtgtatgtataccccattgtttatgtatgtatatccccattgtttatgtatgtatatatgtatgcccccattgtgtatgtatgtatatacccattgtgtatgtatgtatgcatgtatgtataccCCATTGTTTATGTATATccccattgtatgtatgtatatatgtaaaccTCCATtgtgtatctatgtatgtatgtgtgcatacccccgtgtgtatgtacatatatacctcagtgtgtatgtatgtatgtatacccccattgtgtatgcatgtatataccccattgtgtatgtatgtatgcatgtatataccccattgtgtatgtatgtatacacccaatgtgtgtgtgtatgtatgtatgtatgtatgtatatcccccttgtgcatgtatgtatgtgtacccctattgtgtatgtatgtatgtatacccccattgtctatgtatgtatataccccattgtgtatgtatatacccatccccacttccccctcccacctgtatgtatgtataccccattgtgtatgtatgtatatccccattgtgtatgtatgtatgtaaacccccttgtgtatgtatatataccgcattgtgtatgtatgtatgtatactcccattgtgtatgtatgtatatacctccattgtgtatgtatgtatgtgtgtatgtataaccccattgtgtatgtatgtatacccccattgtgtatgtatgtatgtatatccccattgtgtatgtatgtatatacctcattgtgtatgtatgtatataccccttTGTctgtctgtatgtatatatacccccattgtgtatgtatgtatgtatacccccattgtgtatgtttgtatgtatgtatgtataccccacttgtgtatgtgtatgtatgtaggtataccccattgtgtatgtatgcatgcatgtatgtatccCCCCattgtgtatttatgtatatgtcccattgtgtatgtatgtgtgtatatccccatttgtatgtatgtatgtatatccccattgtgtatgtacatatatacctcagtgcgtatgtatgtatgtatactcccattgtgtatgtatgtatggatacctccattgtgtatgtatgtatatactcccattgtgtatatatgtatgtatgtatacccccattgtgtatgtatgtatgtatgcatatcccctttgtgtatatatgtatgtataccccattgtgtatgtatgtataccccattgtgtatgtatgtatataccccattgtgtatgtatgtatgtttgcatgtatatcctcattgtgtatgtatatgtatgtatgtgtacccacagtgtgtatgtatgtatgtatgtatacctccattgtgtatgtatgtatataccccattgtgtgtatgtatatatgtatgtatgtatacccccattgtgtatgtatgtatataccccattgtgtatgtatgtatgtatatatacccccattgtttatgtatgtatatctccattgtgtatgtatgtatatatgtataccctCATTGtggatgtatgtatatacccattgtgtatgtatgtatgtatgtatgtatacccccattgcttatgtatgtatatccccattgtgtatgtatgtatatatgtatacccccattgtgtatgtatgtatgtatgtatgtataccccattgtgtatgtacatatatacttcagcgtgtatgtattatgtataccCCCCAttgtgcatgcatgtatatacccccattgtgtatgtctgtatgtatgtatacccccttgtgtatgtacatatatacctcactgtgtatgtatgtatgtatacccccatgtgtatgtatgtgtatacccccaatgtgtatgtatgtatgtatgtatacccccttgtgtatgtacatatatgcctcagtgtgtatgtatgtatgtgtacccccattgtgtatgcatgtatataccccattgtgtatgtatgtatatacccattttgtatgtatgtatgtatgtatacccccatgtgtatgtatgtgtatacccccaatgtgtatgtatgtatgtatacccccatgtgtatgtatgtgtatactcccaatatgtatgtatgtatatatgcatgtatatccccattgtgtatgtatgtatgcatgtgtacccccattgtgtatgtatgtatgtatacccccattgtgtatatatctcagtgtgtatgtatgtatatccccattatgtatttatgtacatatcccattgtgtatgtatttatgtatgtatagccccattgtgtatgtatgtatatacccccattgtgtatatatatatgtatgtatgtatgtatgtatgtatacccccattgtgtatgtgtgtatgtatgtatacccccattgtgtatatatgtatata
This portion of the Microcebus murinus isolate Inina chromosome 27, M.murinus_Inina_mat1.0, whole genome shotgun sequence genome encodes:
- the ARRDC5 gene encoding arrestin domain-containing protein 5; this encodes MSVVKSIELVLPKDVVYLAGSSINGQVILSLNSTLVNPIVKVELVGRGYVEWNEEIGASRDYSRDVICNNKADYVHKTKTFPVQDNWLSAGSHTFDFNFNLPPKLPSTFASKIGNVFYFVQASCMGREHILAKKRTYLLVQGVSNLRRETLFQNPLCVEAKKTVSYNCCSRGTILLRIQMESNVFTPGDRVVFTSEIANQTGKCIRAVIFALYARVQYEGFTPGAERRLRADSCELLRQEANTQITPFDTTKIVSSFNLPLVLSVNDNTWDGEIMHTHYELVVTVHLPWSLSSIKAIVPIVITSAAAGSTHSLGATSEAEPGSQDPQN